From the genome of Magnolia sinica isolate HGM2019 chromosome 12, MsV1, whole genome shotgun sequence:
TCAGCTTCAAGCACACACCACATGTTCTAGCATTTCACGTGTTTGTGAGATCTGGGATCTTCATAGGgtgaaccagcctgatttttatggTGTGACACATGTTTTGATGGGGGCATCTGTTGAACGTCCCTGATCCCGTAAACAtttgccatgttggcatgtgtgcatTTGTTTCTGGCCCTTGAAGATGGGGTGTCTGGAATTAGCAATCTAGATAAACAAGCTTCTCATCAACCTCTTTTAATTGAACAAACTTGGAAAGTTCTTTGTATTGTCCCTGGAAGTAATTGAAAGAAAACTTGCAGGTGAAAATTTATGAGTTGAAAGGGAAAACGATTGGGTTGTACTTTTCTGCGAACTGGTACTCCCACTGTCAGAACTTCACGCCTATCTTAGCCAGCATTTACAACCAATTGAAGGAACAAGGTGCTGAATTTGAAATTGTGTTTGTTTCGTCTGATGAGGATCAGAGATCCTTTGATGAGTTTCATGGAACCATGCCTTGGCTTGCCATACCCTTCTCCGATCTACAATCAAAGAAAGCTTTGACTCAGATGTTtcaaattgaaggtattcctTCCCTTATCATACTTGACCCATCCGGTAATCCAATACAAACGGAAGGCGTTGACCTTGTCTATCGATACGGCATCCAGGCGTTTCCTTTTACTGCAGAAAGGATGGAAGAGTTGGTAGCTGAAGAGAAAGCAAATCATGCCTCTCAGACTCTAGAGAAACTGCTCGCCACTGACAGTAGGGATTACGTCATTGCTCAAAATGAACAGGTTGGTAGAAGAAAAAGGTTCTTTCTTTGAGGAAATATACAATGTGCAATTGGCATGTGGCGCCCACCTGCTAATCCAAATCTTTCGTATGATCGGCCATACTGCGGATGCGAGATACCGCCAAAATATCCCTTATTGGCTTACCTAACAATCCTAACAGCCCATCTTTGAATGTGGAGCACTCGTTGTAGGTGCCCATGTATTACTGGGTTACTAGGATTGTCTAGCACATGACCCATCCCATATAAGGCCACCAGATCAACAGCTTAGGTTATGAAAAGGTGGATCCACCTGTACAATTGCTggatcaaacaaaaagaaaacaacacaCTCTCTCTCAATCAAGCATCATATAATACATCTGTTTCTTTTCAAGGTTAGGATGCTGAATTTTAAAAGTTGCAGGTACCCATTTCCTATTTGGTTGGGAAAACAGTAGGACTGTATTTCTCAGCTCAATGGTGTCCTCCCTGTGTGAAATTCACTCCACGATTGTTGACCGTATACAAGAAtcttaaagaaaagaaagaggactTCGAGATAATCTTTATCTCAATTGACAGAGATGAAGCGGGTTACTTGGAGTGCTGTAAGTCAATGCCATGGCCTGCTTTGCCCTATGGAGATGAGACAGCGAAGGTCTTATCAAAGTATTTCAACATTCAAGGAATTCCATCACTCATCGTAATTGGACCTGATGGAAAGACGGTCACAAAGGAAGGACGCAATCTCATCAATTTACACTCAGACATGGCATACCCTTTTACTGAAGCCCAGCTTCTATTGCTTCAAGAAAAGCAGGATGAAGAAGCCAAGAGATACCCAAAATCTTTCCATCACGTGGGTCACCGTCACATACTGAATTTAGTGTCAGCTAGCTCGGGGGGTGGCCCGTTTATATGCTGTGAGTGCGATGAGCAGGGCTCAGGGTGGGCATACCAGTGCATCGAATGTGGATACGAAGTCCACCTCAAGTGTGCTCGGGAGGTCGACAGAGATAACCCTGAAAAAAAACAGGTGAGGACTGTTGATCCATTCTGTGCTTGTAGCAGTGCTCCCTGAGGATATTGGAATGAACCAGTCTTTGGGTTTCTAACACTGAGTAAGAATCAAATTGTATAGAATCTATAGATTATGTGGAGGTATTTCAAAGATTAGTGAAGACAGATATAGATGGTCGCCCTCGGTGTGTGTAAATCTTGGTGTGAAGCTAATGGGATTCTTCAAGCAGAAAACTCCCATTCTATCCAAGATCTGGAGCCTAGTTGCTTTCCGAAACCAGGTATTTCATGCCTCTGTTTGCTTTTCCGTTGTTGTGTGTGTAGTTCGTATCGGATTTTGGGGGACTCATTAGTAGTCCTTGATAATTGTGTGTTTCTTCCTCTAATTGTATTGGGTGATGATGACTCCTAACTTAATAGGGAAGTATGAGTGGAAGTGTTTGCATTAATAGCATGTATGCTACAATTTA
Proteins encoded in this window:
- the LOC131221299 gene encoding probable nucleoredoxin 2, with the protein product MAAANNTSIATEDCKSHVSFHLLNSESRDFLISPSGNQVKIYELKGKTIGLYFSANWYSHCQNFTPILASIYNQLKEQGAEFEIVFVSSDEDQRSFDEFHGTMPWLAIPFSDLQSKKALTQMFQIEGIPSLIILDPSGNPIQTEGVDLVYRYGIQAFPFTAERMEELVAEEKANHASQTLEKLLATDSRDYVIAQNEQVPISYLVGKTVGLYFSAQWCPPCVKFTPRLLTVYKNLKEKKEDFEIIFISIDRDEAGYLECCKSMPWPALPYGDETAKVLSKYFNIQGIPSLIVIGPDGKTVTKEGRNLINLHSDMAYPFTEAQLLLLQEKQDEEAKRYPKSFHHVGHRHILNLVSASSGGGPFICCECDEQGSGWAYQCIECGYEVHLKCAREVDRDNPEKKQVRTVDPFCACSSAP